A region from the Natronorubrum halophilum genome encodes:
- a CDS encoding HAH_0734 family protein: protein MKQLIIHGDPGIRKGAIIDYDGEELVCFGINRNGEWHGPEKVQLWCVVGTPDEYEDYEKRNFTPHFLSVDRVDAEDVDVIRPKADLAL, encoded by the coding sequence ATGAAGCAGCTTATCATCCACGGCGATCCCGGAATTCGGAAGGGGGCCATCATCGACTACGACGGTGAGGAACTGGTCTGTTTCGGGATCAACCGAAACGGGGAGTGGCACGGCCCCGAGAAGGTCCAGTTGTGGTGTGTCGTCGGTACGCCGGACGAGTACGAGGATTACGAGAAACGAAACTTCACCCCCCACTTCCTCTCTGTAGACCGTGTCGACGCCGAGGACGTAGACGTGATCCGGCCGAAAGCCGACCTCGCGCTCTGA
- a CDS encoding GtrA family protein: MSDSLSEAVRTRFRALLSTTRFSQFAGVGIVGATVDNLVLVLLVESTALGPVGAKVISWELSIAVIFAVNERWTFSEYGAMTPRALGKRFLRSNAVRFAGFLVTLSVLATLVNLFGVWYLVANLIGTAIGFFVNYTCESLYTWKVHRD; encoded by the coding sequence ATGAGCGACTCGCTTTCCGAAGCCGTTCGGACGCGCTTTCGTGCGCTATTGTCGACGACGCGGTTCAGTCAGTTCGCCGGCGTCGGAATCGTCGGCGCGACCGTCGACAACCTCGTTCTCGTCCTGCTAGTCGAGTCGACCGCGCTCGGCCCCGTCGGTGCCAAGGTGATCTCCTGGGAGCTGTCGATCGCGGTTATCTTCGCGGTCAACGAACGGTGGACCTTTTCGGAGTACGGCGCGATGACGCCTCGAGCGCTCGGCAAGCGATTCCTGCGGTCGAACGCGGTTCGGTTCGCCGGGTTTCTGGTAACCCTGTCGGTGCTCGCAACCCTGGTCAACTTGTTCGGCGTCTGGTACCTGGTGGCGAACCTGATCGGTACCGCGATCGGATTTTTCGTCAACTACACCTGTGAGAGCCTTTACACGTGGAAGGTTCATCGGGACTAA
- a CDS encoding ABC transporter substrate-binding protein, whose amino-acid sequence MPTDLTSNTRAKLRATSSRRRVLQTMGVGAAAGLAGCFGDSSDEDIDVPDVELYGPGGDRIELTIFFEQGSDTHQDIASQIKSDLEYIGVELDLQGETQLIGDHFSSEPLPDEDPDDFEYSPGLFNAGPPDRTRTVSDWDLLYGIAANSYPRTPGNTDTFWLKNSGTNAYGYVPEVDMAGLYEDFRNAETQAEKQQFLNQIMGALTDELPANFISQSLRFWGFDENINTEDEFNLYGYVPDHINRYRDEQTVGGDYTWLTGNQFNEAYLPEQEDNNSSYRTGLISDVSYTIDTNDEVYPLFMDIEDSGDGAVWVCTLRDNLEFGTDADGNGYGQMTAEDWVYQIEYIHGVADDASDAWNEELPPGQPGDWTDVENVERTGPLEFQLELVEPDPLFPLRPVIWGEYCYPMELYEQYAPDAEALRQSTEVQEFTWTGNLGAYTFEERTAGQSGSFTAVRNDDYYLRDHTDDSNVRVMDDAWADAPYFDQFRFDTESEQPTRVERFRNGEADRMELPSENIQEFEEAVDEIRVEDQQDPYISFLFFNQRANGSILTRERDGREAIARVVDKETITQEIQRGRADPAVTFQPTWSDWYDESAVTVYGIDITEDDIVAARDVLRDNDNFTVEEV is encoded by the coding sequence ATGCCAACGGATCTCACATCGAATACTCGTGCGAAACTCCGAGCGACGAGTTCCCGTCGACGCGTCCTCCAGACGATGGGTGTCGGTGCCGCTGCCGGTCTTGCCGGCTGTTTTGGCGACAGTTCGGACGAGGACATAGACGTACCCGACGTGGAACTGTACGGTCCGGGCGGCGACCGGATCGAACTGACCATATTTTTCGAGCAAGGGAGCGACACTCACCAGGATATCGCGTCCCAGATCAAGAGCGACCTCGAGTACATCGGGGTCGAACTGGACCTCCAAGGCGAGACGCAACTCATCGGTGACCACTTCAGTTCGGAGCCGTTGCCCGACGAGGACCCGGACGACTTCGAGTACTCGCCGGGCCTGTTCAACGCCGGGCCGCCGGACCGAACGCGGACGGTCTCCGACTGGGATCTGCTCTACGGCATCGCCGCGAACTCGTATCCGCGAACCCCGGGGAACACGGACACGTTCTGGCTGAAAAACTCGGGAACGAACGCTTACGGCTACGTTCCGGAGGTGGACATGGCAGGACTGTACGAGGACTTCCGAAACGCGGAGACCCAAGCGGAGAAACAGCAGTTCTTGAATCAGATCATGGGTGCGCTTACGGACGAACTCCCGGCGAATTTCATCTCTCAATCGCTTCGGTTCTGGGGCTTCGACGAGAACATCAACACCGAGGACGAGTTCAACCTGTACGGCTACGTGCCCGATCACATCAACCGGTATCGCGATGAGCAGACCGTCGGCGGCGACTACACCTGGCTCACGGGTAACCAGTTCAACGAGGCTTACCTGCCAGAACAGGAAGACAACAACTCGAGCTACCGGACCGGTCTCATCAGCGACGTTTCGTACACGATCGATACGAACGACGAGGTGTATCCGCTGTTCATGGACATCGAGGATAGCGGTGACGGTGCGGTGTGGGTCTGTACCCTCCGCGATAACCTCGAGTTCGGAACCGATGCCGACGGGAACGGCTACGGACAGATGACCGCGGAGGACTGGGTCTACCAGATCGAGTATATTCACGGCGTCGCCGACGATGCGAGCGACGCGTGGAACGAGGAACTTCCACCCGGACAGCCCGGAGACTGGACGGACGTCGAGAACGTCGAACGGACCGGCCCCCTCGAGTTCCAACTCGAACTCGTCGAACCGGATCCGCTGTTCCCGCTCCGACCGGTCATCTGGGGCGAGTACTGTTATCCGATGGAACTCTACGAACAGTACGCGCCCGACGCGGAGGCGCTCCGCCAGTCGACGGAAGTCCAGGAGTTCACCTGGACCGGGAACCTCGGCGCGTACACGTTCGAGGAGCGGACGGCGGGCCAGAGCGGCTCGTTCACCGCCGTTCGCAACGACGACTACTACCTTCGCGACCACACCGACGACAGCAACGTCCGGGTGATGGACGACGCGTGGGCGGACGCGCCGTACTTCGATCAGTTCCGGTTCGATACCGAGTCCGAGCAGCCGACCCGGGTCGAACGGTTCCGGAACGGGGAAGCGGACCGGATGGAACTCCCGAGCGAGAACATCCAGGAGTTCGAGGAAGCCGTCGACGAGATTCGGGTCGAAGACCAACAGGACCCCTACATTAGCTTCCTCTTTTTCAACCAGCGGGCTAACGGGAGCATCCTCACTCGAGAACGGGACGGTCGGGAGGCCATCGCTCGAGTGGTCGACAAGGAGACGATCACCCAGGAGATCCAGCGCGGCCGGGCGGACCCCGCAGTCACGTTCCAGCCGACGTGGTCCGATTGGTACGACGAGTCCGCGGTCACCGTCTACGGCATCGATATCACCGAAGACGATATCGTTGCGGCTCGTGACGTCCTTCGCGATAACGATAATTTCACGGTCGAAGAAGTCTGA
- a CDS encoding ABC transporter permease — protein sequence MKWYLIRRTLWAGFASFIILTITFVLMDQVPNQQIMQAEFQAAVDGVDADTAVQAAKERRGLDRPFHERYFDFLTNVFQGDWGWSYEYSQPVVEVVRQTVPYSLMYGVPAIVLSTVIGTAIGLYSAVNQYTKKDYAATFVAFFGISIPNFWFGIVLLVIFGSFLGWVDIGWNHALPKAADGSWTLLEMADDSHPAFYRQEFEGERYVGILSPENIKQLILPTFVLMTGAIASVMRYARAEALEYVDADFVKTAKSKGVSGRTIVVKHIFRPASIPLMTIMVGRILGLVLFGSYLIEVVFGIPGIGLASYEAIIRQDTDLVAITILLPTFLAIIGNLVEDIMYAVLDPRIEYGDRS from the coding sequence ATGAAATGGTATCTCATTCGACGGACGCTCTGGGCCGGGTTCGCGTCGTTCATCATCCTCACGATAACGTTCGTGTTGATGGATCAGGTTCCGAATCAACAGATAATGCAGGCTGAGTTCCAGGCGGCAGTCGACGGGGTCGACGCTGACACCGCCGTCCAGGCCGCGAAGGAACGCCGGGGGCTGGATCGGCCGTTCCACGAGCGCTACTTCGACTTCCTGACGAACGTCTTTCAGGGTGATTGGGGCTGGTCGTACGAGTACAGCCAGCCCGTTGTCGAGGTCGTCCGCCAGACGGTTCCGTACTCGTTGATGTACGGCGTCCCCGCGATCGTCCTCTCGACGGTCATCGGAACCGCTATCGGCCTCTACTCGGCGGTCAACCAGTACACGAAGAAGGATTACGCGGCGACGTTCGTCGCGTTCTTCGGCATCAGCATTCCGAACTTCTGGTTCGGAATCGTGTTGCTCGTCATTTTCGGCTCGTTCCTCGGTTGGGTCGATATCGGCTGGAACCACGCGCTACCGAAGGCCGCTGACGGAAGCTGGACGCTACTCGAGATGGCCGACGATAGCCATCCGGCGTTCTACCGGCAAGAATTCGAGGGTGAACGATACGTCGGGATACTCAGTCCCGAGAATATCAAACAGCTCATCCTGCCGACCTTCGTGTTGATGACCGGCGCGATCGCTTCGGTCATGCGCTATGCGCGCGCCGAAGCCCTGGAGTACGTCGACGCGGATTTCGTCAAGACCGCGAAATCGAAGGGCGTCAGCGGTCGAACGATCGTCGTCAAACACATTTTCCGACCGGCGTCGATCCCGCTGATGACGATTATGGTCGGGCGAATTCTCGGGCTGGTGTTGTTCGGCTCGTACCTGATAGAGGTGGTATTCGGCATTCCCGGCATCGGACTGGCATCGTACGAGGCCATCATCAGACAGGACACCGATCTGGTCGCGATCACGATCCTCTTGCCGACGTTCCTCGCGATTATCGGTAATCTCGTAGAGGACATCATGTACGCGGTTCTCGATCCACGAATCGAGTACGGTGATCGGTCATGA
- a CDS encoding ABC transporter permease, producing MSNETTDTDGASATFERVDWEEIDRADASRSKKQTVWFGVVSVWTVGVLYDLYSRFVAETGPAEFPVLETVAAVDWLWSMTLLLLFYYGVVPLYENKRMTKYYWKEFKKNTAAVISGLFLIVIFLVGVIGSRILPAPEPNPGLENQPPVWGSIEAYITGTDCPGGTTVEGGVTMCQGSWQHPLGTTSSGEDILLASIHGMEVSMQVGLIATMMSISIAAAVGLTAAYYGGIVDEVLMRYVDIQMTFPTFFLFLLLAYTFSGSLFVLILIFGLFGWGSSARIMRSEALQRREEPYMKAAKNSGASSFWTIRRHLLPNVSNSLITAASLTIPTIILAEAAIAFLGLGDPTVPSWGRLIAGGRNQLKNAWWISTIPGVFLFFTILAFNFLGDALRDALDPRHGGSGE from the coding sequence ATGAGCAACGAGACGACGGATACGGACGGTGCAAGCGCGACGTTCGAGCGAGTCGACTGGGAGGAAATAGACCGCGCTGACGCGTCGCGATCGAAAAAGCAGACCGTCTGGTTCGGCGTCGTGAGCGTGTGGACGGTCGGCGTCCTGTACGACCTGTATTCGCGGTTCGTCGCCGAGACAGGACCCGCGGAGTTTCCGGTTCTCGAGACGGTGGCGGCAGTCGACTGGCTGTGGTCGATGACCCTCCTGCTCTTGTTCTACTACGGTGTCGTTCCGCTCTACGAGAACAAGCGGATGACGAAGTACTACTGGAAGGAGTTCAAAAAGAACACGGCAGCGGTTATCAGCGGGCTGTTCCTGATCGTGATATTTCTGGTCGGCGTGATCGGTTCTCGAATCCTTCCGGCTCCGGAACCGAATCCGGGTCTAGAAAACCAGCCACCGGTCTGGGGCTCCATCGAAGCGTACATCACCGGCACCGACTGTCCCGGCGGTACGACCGTGGAGGGCGGTGTGACGATGTGTCAGGGGAGCTGGCAGCACCCGCTCGGAACGACGTCCTCCGGCGAGGACATCCTCCTGGCGAGTATTCATGGCATGGAAGTGAGCATGCAGGTCGGACTCATCGCGACGATGATGAGTATCTCGATCGCGGCAGCGGTCGGCCTGACAGCCGCCTACTACGGCGGAATCGTCGACGAGGTGTTGATGCGCTACGTCGACATTCAGATGACGTTCCCGACGTTCTTCCTGTTCCTGTTGCTCGCGTACACGTTCAGCGGGAGCCTGTTCGTGCTGATTCTCATCTTCGGCCTGTTCGGGTGGGGATCGTCCGCCCGAATCATGCGATCCGAAGCGCTTCAGCGCCGTGAAGAACCCTATATGAAGGCGGCGAAGAACTCCGGTGCCTCGAGCTTCTGGACGATCCGCCGACACCTCCTGCCGAACGTCTCGAACAGTCTCATCACTGCGGCATCGCTTACGATACCGACGATTATCCTCGCCGAAGCGGCGATCGCGTTCCTCGGACTCGGAGATCCGACGGTTCCGTCCTGGGGCCGATTGATCGCCGGCGGTCGCAACCAACTGAAGAACGCGTGGTGGATCTCGACGATCCCGGGCGTCTTCCTGTTTTTCACCATCCTCGCGTTCAATTTCCTCGGTGACGCGCTTCGGGATGCGCTCGACCCGAGACACGGGGGGAGCGGAGAATGA
- a CDS encoding ABC transporter ATP-binding protein, giving the protein MSIRKDSTTDDERASDGRTEQPLLEVSNLHTYFHTDDGDVKAVDGVSLTVEPGETVAIVGESGSGKTVTSEAITRLFKSPPGYIPEGSITINGQEITEMSDAELRRVRGGTVSHIFQNPQGALNPVYTVGWQIREAIQLHADVSKDEARERAVKLLTRVGIPEASSRLDDYPHEFSGGMKQRVLIAIALACEPELLIADEPTTALDVTIQAQILELLKELQAQRNMGMLFITHDLGVVAEIADRVVVMYAGKVMERGPVLEIFESPAHPYTRALLDCLPGRGGMGGIPGNLPDPRSPPSGCRFADRCPHDVADCRNDGQPPMHQVGNAAEHTTSCVHFEPGRDPNTVLGTDLDASERTEPSDGVDGGDRR; this is encoded by the coding sequence ATGAGTATACGAAAAGACAGCACGACCGACGACGAACGCGCATCGGATGGCCGAACCGAGCAACCGCTTCTGGAGGTTTCGAACCTCCACACGTACTTCCACACGGACGACGGGGACGTCAAAGCAGTCGACGGCGTCTCGCTGACAGTCGAACCCGGCGAAACCGTCGCCATCGTCGGCGAGAGCGGTTCGGGGAAGACGGTCACCAGCGAAGCGATCACGCGGCTGTTCAAATCCCCGCCGGGCTATATTCCCGAGGGATCGATCACGATCAACGGCCAGGAGATCACGGAGATGTCCGACGCCGAACTCCGTCGCGTCCGGGGTGGAACGGTGAGTCATATCTTCCAGAACCCGCAGGGAGCGCTTAACCCGGTGTATACGGTCGGTTGGCAGATCCGCGAAGCGATCCAACTCCACGCGGACGTCTCCAAAGACGAGGCCCGAGAGCGCGCCGTCAAGCTACTCACTCGAGTCGGAATTCCCGAAGCCAGTTCCAGACTCGACGACTACCCACACGAGTTCTCCGGGGGGATGAAACAGCGCGTGCTCATCGCCATCGCGCTGGCGTGCGAACCGGAGCTGTTGATCGCCGACGAGCCGACGACGGCCCTCGACGTGACGATACAGGCACAGATCCTGGAACTACTCAAGGAACTACAGGCACAACGGAACATGGGGATGCTGTTCATCACCCACGATCTGGGAGTCGTCGCCGAGATCGCCGATCGGGTGGTGGTGATGTACGCCGGAAAGGTCATGGAGCGGGGACCGGTACTGGAGATCTTCGAGTCTCCTGCGCATCCGTACACCCGGGCGCTTCTCGACTGTCTTCCCGGTCGAGGCGGGATGGGTGGCATCCCCGGTAACCTGCCCGATCCCCGGTCACCGCCATCCGGCTGTCGGTTCGCCGACCGCTGTCCGCACGACGTTGCCGACTGTCGAAACGATGGCCAGCCGCCGATGCATCAGGTCGGGAACGCCGCGGAGCACACGACATCCTGCGTCCATTTCGAACCGGGACGGGATCCGAACACCGTGTTGGGTACCGATCTTGACGCTTCTGAGCGGACAGAACCGTCCGACGGCGTGGACGGAGGTGATCGACGATGA
- a CDS encoding ABC transporter ATP-binding protein, which produces MSRTDEPLLRVTDLKKHYPITEGLLNTEVGRARAVDGISFELERGETFGIVGESGCGKSTAASSMIRLDEPTDGEIIFDGENILEYDAAELRQFRREVQLIFQDPDSSFDPRMSIGDSVAEPLTVQGMTDRDRRRAIVGDLLERVGLSAADMKRYPHEFSGGQKQRIGLARALTVNPELLVADEPVSALDVSVQSEILRLIDEFQEDLGLSVIIISHDLDVVREVCDRVAVMYLGEFVEVGPTEELFSNPQHPYTRALLSAIPTPDPTDRGLGVELKGDVPDPSAPPTGCRFHTRCPEVIPPDGIDLPQDTWRRLLQFRKQVESESIDLESIVEIGVMESDDHYEELDEPTPDAVAADDLKRWIRSEYEIPAPLGDSHAEATLEDALDAEYERAKERLADEFTTVCEIENPELEGCGTGQVAACHLNGDTQERYDEIRLTE; this is translated from the coding sequence ATGAGTCGAACCGACGAACCGCTGTTACGAGTCACCGACCTGAAAAAGCACTACCCCATCACAGAAGGATTACTGAACACCGAAGTCGGGCGCGCCCGCGCAGTCGACGGTATCAGTTTCGAACTCGAGCGCGGCGAGACGTTCGGGATCGTCGGCGAATCCGGCTGCGGGAAGTCCACCGCCGCATCGTCGATGATCCGCCTCGACGAACCGACGGACGGCGAGATCATCTTCGACGGTGAGAACATCCTCGAGTACGACGCGGCGGAGCTCCGGCAGTTCCGCAGGGAAGTGCAGCTGATCTTTCAGGATCCCGACTCGAGCTTCGACCCCCGGATGAGTATCGGCGATTCCGTCGCGGAACCCCTCACGGTTCAGGGGATGACCGACCGCGACCGACGCAGAGCGATCGTCGGCGACCTCCTCGAGCGGGTCGGTCTTTCGGCGGCGGACATGAAACGCTACCCACACGAGTTCTCCGGGGGACAAAAACAACGGATCGGGCTGGCTCGAGCGCTCACGGTAAATCCCGAATTACTCGTTGCCGATGAGCCCGTCTCCGCACTCGACGTCTCCGTCCAGTCGGAAATCCTTCGCCTTATTGACGAGTTTCAGGAGGATCTGGGGCTCTCGGTGATTATTATCAGCCACGATCTCGACGTCGTCCGCGAGGTGTGTGACCGCGTCGCGGTGATGTACCTGGGTGAGTTCGTGGAAGTCGGTCCGACGGAGGAACTGTTCTCGAACCCACAACACCCCTACACACGAGCGCTGCTATCGGCCATTCCGACGCCCGACCCCACCGATCGGGGACTCGGCGTCGAACTCAAAGGCGATGTTCCAGACCCGTCAGCGCCCCCGACTGGCTGCCGATTCCACACGCGCTGTCCGGAGGTCATCCCCCCAGACGGGATCGATCTCCCGCAGGATACGTGGCGACGCCTCCTCCAGTTCCGAAAACAGGTCGAAAGCGAGTCGATCGATCTCGAGAGCATCGTCGAGATCGGCGTCATGGAATCCGACGATCACTACGAGGAACTCGACGAGCCGACCCCCGACGCGGTCGCCGCGGACGACCTCAAACGGTGGATCCGATCCGAGTACGAGATCCCCGCTCCGCTGGGCGATTCACACGCCGAAGCGACGCTCGAGGACGCACTCGATGCGGAGTACGAACGCGCGAAAGAACGACTTGCGGACGAGTTCACAACCGTCTGTGAGATCGAGAACCCGGAACTCGAGGGGTGTGGAACCGGACAGGTGGCTGCGTGCCATCTCAACGGTGATACGCAGGAAAGATACGACGAGATTCGATTGACCGAGTGA
- a CDS encoding DUF7529 family protein, whose amino-acid sequence MNDNINADDSRTQRRRDPGGAQTAAWKQTLDDMDAIAEQRRDDGWEVVTIMAAHTDTVSRDMGEDDTFGLIHVVPNNYADQFTNVFDSDEFTEYLAYGSAIDGFMYVVTELLDAETDRSILIASRYDMARADGMIKSAEDEGALYTHVKTIDGTILGSFRHEEYAPLVSRPKS is encoded by the coding sequence ATGAACGATAACATCAACGCCGACGATTCACGAACCCAGCGACGGCGTGATCCCGGCGGAGCCCAGACGGCAGCCTGGAAACAGACGCTCGACGATATGGACGCGATCGCCGAGCAACGCCGTGATGACGGGTGGGAGGTCGTCACCATCATGGCTGCACACACCGACACCGTGAGCCGCGACATGGGCGAGGACGATACGTTCGGTCTCATCCACGTCGTTCCGAACAATTACGCCGACCAATTTACGAACGTCTTCGACAGCGACGAGTTCACCGAGTATCTGGCGTACGGCAGCGCGATTGACGGGTTTATGTACGTGGTGACTGAGTTGCTCGACGCTGAGACCGATCGGTCGATTCTGATCGCCAGTCGGTACGATATGGCGCGCGCGGACGGAATGATCAAATCTGCAGAGGATGAGGGGGCGCTGTACACGCACGTCAAAACGATCGACGGGACAATCCTCGGGTCGTTCAGACACGAGGAGTACGCACCGCTGGTTTCCAGACCGAAATCGTAA
- a CDS encoding DUF7555 family protein, with protein sequence MPSSDSKDQLRRLVRIWVDALTYALAIAVLVTVVAMVAGIATGGGAVRGNVFLFVVGWILLAYTTVRLWPTSPEDVEPTSRRRVSDSISDREPSTRFQRLVRALPPARWVRAPTPEHRMTAPGKLLLGSLLILLVSFLLETAVGIA encoded by the coding sequence ATGCCGTCGTCCGATTCGAAAGATCAACTGCGGCGACTTGTGCGGATCTGGGTGGATGCGCTCACGTACGCGCTCGCTATCGCGGTACTCGTGACGGTCGTGGCGATGGTCGCCGGAATTGCGACCGGCGGCGGTGCGGTCCGCGGAAACGTGTTTTTGTTCGTCGTCGGTTGGATACTCCTGGCCTACACGACGGTCCGACTCTGGCCAACCTCTCCAGAGGATGTCGAACCGACGTCGCGGAGACGAGTCAGCGATTCGATATCCGATCGCGAGCCATCGACGCGGTTTCAGCGACTCGTCCGAGCTCTCCCCCCTGCTCGATGGGTTCGGGCACCGACACCCGAACACCGGATGACGGCGCCGGGAAAACTACTGCTCGGTAGCCTCCTGATCTTGCTGGTGTCGTTTTTGCTGGAGACGGCCGTTGGCATCGCCTGA
- a CDS encoding ABC transporter ATP-binding protein — protein sequence MSHEAIVSETDVPTVGDEDVMVEVQDLKTYYGNDGLFGGRPVKAVDGVSFDIRRGETLGLVGESGCGKTTLGRTLLQLEESTAGSVLFDGVDITDLAGGELHEWRRNAQMVFQDPDSSLNDRMTVGEIIREPLDVHDWESDRARRKRVKELLDTVGLQREHYYRYPHQFSGGQRQRISIARTLALEPDFVVLDEPVSALDVSVQAEIINLLEDLQEEFGLTYLFIAHDLSVVRHICDRVAVMYLGNIMEIGPAEELFTDPANPYTHALLSAIPEPDPTSKRDRITLHGTPPNPRYPPSGCPFSTRCPARIRPVEYRDLDDELWSRLNTLKNTLDERQRAELSVRERIRAAVGKDTRFGTVEETYDELFGDLDVPSKVQSVLDEIATHVRNHDEGEALAIYHEEFGSVCESESPTYHTTSDSGHQSYCHRHAAEHQSLENVLERRHG from the coding sequence ATGAGCCACGAAGCCATCGTATCTGAGACTGACGTACCGACTGTCGGCGACGAGGACGTAATGGTCGAAGTACAGGACCTGAAAACCTACTACGGTAACGACGGGCTGTTCGGCGGCAGGCCGGTCAAAGCCGTCGACGGCGTCTCCTTCGACATCCGGCGCGGTGAGACGCTCGGTCTAGTCGGCGAATCCGGCTGTGGCAAAACGACGCTGGGACGAACGCTTCTCCAACTCGAAGAATCGACCGCCGGAAGCGTCCTGTTCGACGGCGTCGACATTACTGATCTTGCCGGCGGGGAACTCCACGAGTGGCGTCGAAACGCGCAGATGGTGTTCCAGGATCCCGACTCGAGTCTCAACGACCGGATGACTGTCGGCGAGATCATCCGTGAACCGCTGGACGTCCACGACTGGGAAAGCGACCGCGCCCGCCGCAAGCGGGTAAAGGAACTGCTCGATACCGTCGGCCTTCAGCGAGAACACTACTATCGCTATCCACACCAGTTCTCCGGCGGACAGCGCCAGCGAATCAGTATCGCCCGCACACTGGCGCTCGAACCGGACTTCGTCGTGCTCGACGAGCCGGTCTCAGCACTCGACGTCTCCGTTCAAGCCGAGATCATCAATCTCCTCGAGGACTTACAAGAGGAGTTCGGCCTGACGTATCTGTTCATCGCCCACGATCTATCTGTGGTTCGACATATTTGCGACCGGGTTGCGGTGATGTATCTCGGAAACATCATGGAGATCGGACCGGCCGAGGAACTGTTCACCGATCCGGCGAACCCGTACACACACGCCCTCCTGTCGGCGATTCCAGAGCCGGATCCGACGAGTAAGCGAGATCGGATCACGCTTCACGGAACGCCGCCGAACCCGCGATATCCGCCTTCGGGCTGTCCGTTCAGTACGCGCTGTCCGGCCCGGATTCGACCGGTGGAGTACCGAGACCTCGACGACGAACTATGGTCGAGGCTGAATACACTCAAGAATACGCTAGACGAACGCCAGCGCGCGGAGCTGTCGGTTCGCGAACGTATCCGGGCCGCAGTCGGGAAGGATACCCGCTTCGGGACGGTCGAAGAGACGTACGACGAACTGTTCGGCGATCTGGACGTGCCATCGAAGGTCCAGTCCGTACTGGACGAAATCGCAACGCACGTCCGCAACCACGACGAGGGCGAAGCGCTCGCGATATACCACGAGGAGTTCGGTAGCGTCTGTGAGAGCGAGTCGCCGACGTATCACACCACGTCGGACAGCGGGCACCAGAGTTACTGTCACCGTCACGCTGCGGAGCACCAGTCCCTCGAGAACGTTCTCGAACGACGCCACGGATAA